The following are encoded together in the Streptomyces sp. NBC_01717 genome:
- a CDS encoding helix-turn-helix domain-containing protein, whose protein sequence is MTISPSSSAQAAREVVARRLRDLRKGAGLTVVELADGCGWHHAKTSRIENARTAPSATDIRRWCRTLGVDDQAEDLIAQSLHAESMYTEWRHQVRNGLKQLQDSAVTFFHQTQLFRVYSSSLVPGLLQTEGYAAAVLGMSARFRELPVDDSAAAARARVERSRIIHERGHRFVLLIEEAVLRYRIGTPDAMAAQLGYLLTAGALPAVSLGIIPSTASRGQWPRETFHVYDDSLVSVELVSAQVRITQPSEIALYVRAFEQMRQIAVYGANARALIVKAIDALG, encoded by the coding sequence ATGACCATCTCTCCCTCCTCCTCCGCCCAGGCCGCCCGCGAAGTCGTCGCGCGACGGCTGAGGGACCTGCGTAAGGGGGCAGGGCTCACGGTCGTTGAGCTGGCCGACGGGTGCGGGTGGCACCACGCGAAGACGTCCCGGATCGAGAACGCCCGCACCGCCCCATCTGCCACGGACATCCGGCGGTGGTGCCGCACCCTCGGAGTGGACGACCAGGCAGAAGACCTGATCGCTCAGTCGCTCCATGCCGAGTCGATGTACACCGAGTGGCGCCACCAAGTCCGCAACGGGCTCAAACAGCTGCAGGACAGCGCCGTCACGTTCTTTCATCAGACACAGCTGTTCCGGGTGTACTCCTCCTCCCTCGTCCCCGGTCTCCTACAAACCGAGGGCTACGCTGCCGCCGTGCTCGGCATGAGCGCCCGCTTCCGCGAACTCCCCGTCGACGACAGCGCGGCCGCGGCACGGGCACGCGTCGAGCGGTCCCGCATCATTCACGAGCGGGGCCATCGCTTCGTCCTCCTCATCGAGGAGGCCGTGTTGCGCTACCGGATCGGAACGCCCGATGCGATGGCGGCGCAGCTCGGCTACCTGCTGACCGCAGGCGCCCTGCCGGCCGTTTCACTCGGCATCATTCCGTCAACGGCGAGCCGGGGGCAGTGGCCGCGCGAGACGTTTCACGTCTATGACGATTCGCTTGTGTCCGTCGAGTTGGTGTCCGCTCAGGTGCGGATTACCCAGCCCAGCGAGATCGCCCTGTACGTGCGGGCGTTCGAGCAGATGCGGCAGATCGCTGTGTATGGGGCGAATGCACGGGCCTTGATCGTGAAGGCGATCGACGCGCTGGGCTGA
- a CDS encoding ATP-dependent nuclease, whose product MFIEKLVLENFKCFGPGRTSLRLDRGMTAFIGANGSGKTAACEALLRLFGISGQERSVRVDDFHVPVGETDLPASRELAIEAVLAFPELDDSGENDEVGEGDDGDAAEDAEHQQQAGASRAVPEFFRRMAAAEDGDLKVRVALRAEWVDDGTVEGAITESRVIVNTLAEEYGEDDYVQLTAAERSRIQMIYIPASRDGVRQVTAFLRSRLWRAAQWSTGLRDLVSGQAAEVAEKFTEEPVIQAVEGALTARWQELHDAGMHSDPKLRLLDGDFNQLVRNSELVFEPDHNGRPRPGRMLSDGQRSLLHLALVAAAIDVEAAVCDGQHIDDFTLQAAHLPHLTLIAVEEPENSLSPFFLSRIVDQLQDLSGTTATQTILSSHSASVMPRIRPEDVRYFRTEQAASTASVREITLPDDTTEAGKYIREAVRAHPELYFAKFVVLGEGDTEQLVIPRIAQAHGVQLDPSFVAMVPLDGRHTNHMWKLLHDLDIPHATLLDLDYGKVGAGPARLRDACNRLMDNGLDPLEGLADYDDVDEIHDGLRLKHIKPILKHLRTFAVFYSEPLDLDYAMLCAFENAYRHLEGNQRGPDSTDPITTVLGEKGTRPGYWNETRAEWLGWYRYLFLSRSKPSTHLSALGRLSDEEIRLNAPEVLVALVEHVRKEISL is encoded by the coding sequence ATGTTCATCGAGAAGCTCGTGCTGGAGAACTTCAAGTGCTTCGGGCCGGGGCGCACGTCCCTTCGCCTGGACCGGGGCATGACTGCCTTCATCGGCGCCAACGGTTCGGGCAAGACCGCGGCCTGCGAGGCGCTGCTGCGGTTGTTCGGGATATCCGGGCAGGAACGGTCCGTACGTGTGGACGACTTTCACGTGCCCGTCGGCGAGACCGACCTGCCCGCCAGCCGCGAGCTGGCGATCGAAGCGGTGCTCGCCTTCCCCGAACTCGACGACAGCGGGGAAAACGACGAAGTCGGAGAAGGCGACGATGGCGATGCCGCGGAGGACGCGGAGCACCAGCAGCAGGCCGGCGCGTCCCGAGCGGTCCCGGAGTTCTTCCGGCGCATGGCCGCCGCGGAGGATGGCGACCTGAAGGTCCGGGTGGCACTCCGGGCCGAATGGGTCGATGACGGCACGGTGGAGGGGGCGATCACCGAGTCGCGCGTGATCGTCAACACCCTTGCCGAGGAGTACGGCGAGGACGACTACGTACAGCTGACTGCTGCGGAGCGCAGCCGTATCCAGATGATCTACATCCCGGCCTCCCGTGATGGCGTGCGCCAGGTGACGGCCTTTCTCCGCAGCCGACTGTGGCGAGCTGCGCAGTGGTCAACTGGTCTGCGTGACCTCGTCAGTGGCCAAGCGGCCGAAGTCGCCGAGAAGTTCACCGAGGAGCCCGTGATCCAAGCGGTCGAAGGCGCACTGACGGCCCGATGGCAGGAACTGCATGACGCGGGGATGCACTCGGATCCCAAGCTGCGACTTCTCGACGGCGACTTCAACCAGCTGGTCCGCAACTCCGAACTCGTCTTCGAGCCCGACCACAACGGTCGGCCCAGGCCAGGCCGCATGCTGAGCGACGGGCAGCGGTCGCTGCTGCACCTCGCCCTGGTAGCGGCAGCTATCGACGTCGAGGCCGCGGTCTGCGACGGCCAGCACATAGATGACTTCACCCTGCAAGCGGCTCACCTGCCGCACCTAACCCTGATCGCGGTTGAGGAACCCGAGAACAGCCTTTCGCCGTTCTTCCTGTCCCGGATCGTTGACCAGCTGCAAGATCTGAGCGGCACCACAGCGACGCAGACGATCCTCTCCAGCCACTCCGCCAGTGTCATGCCCCGTATCCGCCCCGAAGACGTCCGATACTTCCGTACGGAGCAGGCCGCCTCGACGGCATCAGTCCGCGAGATCACCCTCCCCGACGACACCACCGAGGCGGGCAAATACATTCGGGAGGCGGTGCGTGCCCACCCGGAGCTGTACTTCGCCAAGTTCGTGGTACTCGGCGAAGGCGACACCGAGCAGCTCGTCATCCCCCGGATCGCCCAGGCTCACGGTGTGCAGCTGGACCCGTCGTTCGTGGCGATGGTGCCGCTCGACGGCCGGCACACCAACCACATGTGGAAGCTGCTCCACGACTTGGACATCCCCCATGCCACCCTGCTGGACCTCGATTACGGCAAAGTCGGCGCGGGCCCGGCCCGGCTACGTGATGCCTGCAACCGCCTCATGGACAACGGGCTCGACCCACTGGAAGGTCTCGCCGACTACGACGACGTCGACGAGATCCACGACGGCCTCCGTCTCAAGCACATCAAGCCGATCCTGAAACACCTGCGTACATTCGCCGTCTTCTACTCCGAGCCGCTTGACCTCGACTACGCCATGTTGTGCGCGTTCGAGAACGCCTACAGACACCTTGAAGGCAACCAGCGCGGGCCGGATTCCACTGATCCCATCACCACGGTCCTGGGAGAGAAGGGGACCAGGCCAGGCTACTGGAACGAGACACGGGCCGAGTGGCTGGGCTGGTACCGCTACCTGTTCCTGTCGCGCTCGAAACCGAGTACTCACTTGAGCGCGCTCGGCCGGCTCAGTGACGAGGAGATCCGACTGAATGCACCGGAGGTGCTCGTGGCCCTCGTGGAGCACGTCCGGAAGGAGATCTCACTGTGA